The following are encoded together in the Mesoaciditoga lauensis cd-1655R = DSM 25116 genome:
- a CDS encoding HAD family hydrolase, with translation MTNKPYLLFDAGGTILFPKFDWMASVLSSKGFEVEPLKIFKEFSYLNYEIDDILRRGENNPWNNEWFLKTLVERLSTPKELIDKVASIVIKEENENGLWASTFGHIKETLKLLKDAGYSMSIVSNSDGRVEKMISDVGLRKYFDKVYDSYLVGISKPDKGIFELALKELSLKPQDALFVGDMFYIDVLGANSCGIPAVHLDPFKYYQGWEGARIKGIEELPKLLEKNDMKDKNFFPFK, from the coding sequence TTGACAAACAAACCATATCTGCTCTTTGATGCCGGCGGGACGATACTTTTTCCAAAGTTCGATTGGATGGCGTCAGTGCTTTCTTCAAAAGGCTTTGAAGTTGAGCCGTTGAAGATATTCAAAGAATTCTCATATCTGAATTACGAAATAGATGACATCTTGCGAAGGGGAGAAAACAATCCATGGAATAACGAATGGTTCTTGAAAACGTTGGTGGAAAGGCTTTCAACTCCAAAGGAATTGATCGATAAAGTGGCATCTATCGTGATCAAGGAGGAAAACGAAAATGGTCTTTGGGCTTCAACCTTTGGTCACATTAAAGAAACTCTCAAATTGTTGAAAGATGCTGGATATTCCATGTCCATAGTTTCCAACTCAGATGGTCGTGTTGAAAAAATGATAAGCGATGTGGGCCTAAGAAAATACTTTGATAAGGTTTACGATTCGTATCTGGTCGGCATTTCGAAACCAGATAAAGGAATATTTGAATTGGCACTTAAAGAGCTTTCACTCAAACCTCAAGACGCCTTGTTCGTAGGTGATATGTTTTACATCGATGTGCTTGGTGCCAATTCGTGCGGCATACCAGCCGTACATCTCGATCCGTTCAAATACTACCAAGGCTGGGAAGGCGCAAGAATTAAGGGCATTGAAGAGCTTCCCAAATTGCTTGAAAAAAACGATATGAAAGATAAAAACTTCTTTCCGTTTAAATGA
- a CDS encoding SIS domain-containing protein, whose translation MKLEDTVLNSFEESVDVKKKFVNEYSKQIVSLSKEMAKRIRNGGGIFFMGNGGSAADAAHLAAELIGMFYIRRKPIKALSLSATPSILTEIPNDFGFEYLFERQIEAHVTSKDVVIGISTSGKSPNVLMGLKKAKSLNALTVGFTGKDGGDMDELCDVIFKVDSDKTPRIQEVHIFLGHMLCQLVEYQLFGDEKA comes from the coding sequence TTCGTTTGAAGAAAGTGTTGATGTCAAGAAGAAGTTCGTTAACGAATATTCAAAACAAATCGTGTCTCTTTCTAAGGAAATGGCAAAAAGGATACGTAACGGTGGAGGAATATTTTTCATGGGAAATGGAGGAAGTGCTGCCGATGCGGCACATCTTGCGGCAGAGCTTATAGGCATGTTTTACATAAGAAGAAAACCAATTAAAGCACTCTCTCTTTCTGCGACCCCATCCATTCTTACAGAAATTCCAAATGATTTTGGCTTTGAGTACCTCTTTGAGCGCCAAATAGAAGCGCACGTAACATCCAAGGATGTTGTCATTGGAATAAGTACAAGTGGCAAATCGCCCAACGTCCTTATGGGTTTAAAAAAAGCCAAGAGCCTGAATGCTTTGACCGTTGGATTTACCGGTAAAGATGGTGGAGATATGGATGAGTTATGTGATGTGATATTCAAAGTGGATTCCGACAAAACTCCTCGCATTCAAGAGGTACATATATTCCTTGGCCACATGCTGTGCCAGTTGGTAGAATATCAACTTTTTGGAGATGAAAAAGCATGA
- a CDS encoding site-specific integrase, translating to MREVNPIKDIKKIRRVKRLMKKDGNYRDLLMFTLGINAGLRISDILNMKWKDLLMKDGRIKDEVRVKEKKTGKTKIFPLNGAVKRAIGTYMENSKNIEYNSYVFMSRKKSKEGKPQPISRVAAWQSINKYCKMAGIEQNVGTHTLRKTFGYHQYKNGTDIAMLQKMLNHSSPQVTLRYIGIEREKLNARYKAVEL from the coding sequence ATGAGGGAAGTTAATCCTATAAAGGATATTAAGAAAATACGACGTGTGAAGCGTCTTATGAAAAAAGATGGAAATTACCGTGATCTTCTCATGTTCACGCTGGGTATAAACGCCGGTTTGAGGATATCCGATATCTTGAACATGAAATGGAAAGACTTGCTTATGAAAGATGGAAGAATAAAAGATGAGGTAAGGGTGAAGGAGAAAAAAACCGGCAAAACCAAGATTTTCCCTTTGAATGGGGCGGTTAAAAGGGCGATAGGAACTTACATGGAAAATTCGAAGAACATCGAATACAATTCCTACGTTTTCATGAGTAGAAAAAAATCAAAAGAAGGTAAACCCCAGCCTATCAGCAGAGTTGCCGCGTGGCAATCGATAAACAAATACTGTAAAATGGCCGGCATAGAGCAGAATGTCGGCACTCATACCTTGCGAAAGACGTTTGGCTATCACCAATACAAAAATGGCACGGATATAGCCATGTTGCAAAAAATGCTGAATCACTCGAGCCCCCAGGTAACTTTAAGGTACATAGGAATAGAACGAGAAAAACTCAACGCGCGCTACAAGGCGGTTGAACTGTAG
- a CDS encoding PfkB family carbohydrate kinase, whose amino-acid sequence MKRKKILVVGDLFLDRYVYYDPNLGQPSLETGIKPIVAVKEKFAPGAAGNVAKALSLFGAEVKIVSVIGEDGNALELIKALRKQKIDDAFLVKSDKRPTPVYTKFINVETGKEDLPRLDLLPTKPLTKKMCDELVQKLNQALKWADAVVIIDQMENPKMGILTPEIKELLDKAKDALPKRFFVDSRSRAYAFAGYTLKPNLREFREIVSHFHLLKKEYENELPNQIIAQRYAMKASNMLKSDLIITASEDGAYVVKNSEILRIFPIPVNVVDVTGGGDAFMAGMVIATLSDENEKADVLIKAASIGLKASALCVSQQGTGEFDLDDVLRLPEPRIEKVLSKEIFVNHFKKARNLKFALFDFDGTLSLLREGWQSIMKEVMIEAITGNKTLPEEELLKLENEVEDFIDRTTGQQTILQMIELEQMVRNYGLVPPNEIKSPLEYKKIYNKRLKKVVRERVKEDQPHKYLLKGAYEFLTDLRSSGIKMLAASGTDVEDVVEEAEILGIKDFFDSGIYGAVGADYKKHSKAAVIKRLLTENNLQGEELVVFGDGPVEISVGKDFGAFTVGVTSNEKKRYGWNLKKFQRLKGIGADILIPDFTVKNDLEKMFLNIT is encoded by the coding sequence TTGAAAAGAAAGAAGATTTTAGTCGTTGGAGATTTGTTTTTGGATCGTTACGTTTATTACGATCCTAATTTAGGCCAGCCAAGCCTTGAAACTGGCATAAAGCCCATTGTAGCAGTTAAAGAAAAATTTGCTCCGGGAGCTGCTGGAAATGTCGCGAAAGCACTTTCGCTCTTTGGTGCAGAAGTAAAGATTGTGAGTGTCATAGGTGAAGATGGAAACGCATTGGAGCTTATAAAAGCTCTTAGAAAGCAAAAAATAGATGATGCTTTTTTAGTAAAAAGCGATAAGAGGCCAACACCCGTCTATACAAAGTTTATAAACGTTGAAACTGGTAAAGAAGATCTTCCACGTTTAGATCTTTTACCAACAAAGCCGTTAACCAAGAAAATGTGTGATGAGCTTGTACAGAAATTAAATCAAGCTTTGAAATGGGCAGATGCGGTTGTTATCATTGATCAAATGGAAAATCCTAAAATGGGAATTTTAACACCAGAAATCAAAGAATTGTTAGACAAGGCAAAAGATGCTTTACCTAAACGTTTTTTCGTTGATTCTAGAAGTAGAGCTTATGCTTTTGCGGGTTATACCCTTAAACCTAACTTAAGAGAATTTAGAGAAATCGTTTCTCATTTCCACCTTTTAAAAAAGGAATATGAGAACGAATTGCCAAACCAGATAATCGCCCAACGCTATGCTATGAAAGCATCCAATATGCTTAAATCAGATTTGATTATAACTGCGAGTGAAGATGGAGCCTATGTTGTAAAAAATAGTGAGATTTTAAGAATATTTCCCATACCTGTTAATGTTGTGGATGTGACAGGTGGGGGAGATGCTTTCATGGCAGGAATGGTAATAGCAACTCTTTCTGATGAGAATGAAAAAGCAGATGTTCTGATTAAAGCAGCATCCATTGGATTGAAAGCAAGTGCCCTTTGTGTAAGCCAACAGGGAACGGGTGAGTTTGATTTAGATGATGTACTAAGGCTCCCAGAACCGAGAATTGAGAAAGTCTTATCGAAAGAGATATTTGTAAATCACTTTAAAAAAGCCAGGAATTTAAAATTCGCTCTCTTTGATTTTGATGGGACACTTTCTCTTCTAAGAGAAGGTTGGCAGTCTATTATGAAAGAAGTCATGATAGAAGCGATCACTGGAAATAAAACTTTACCAGAAGAGGAACTTTTAAAATTAGAGAATGAAGTTGAAGATTTTATAGATAGAACAACAGGTCAGCAAACAATCCTACAAATGATCGAATTAGAACAAATGGTAAGAAATTATGGACTTGTTCCCCCGAATGAGATAAAAAGCCCCTTAGAGTACAAGAAAATCTATAATAAAAGGTTAAAAAAAGTTGTAAGAGAAAGAGTTAAAGAAGACCAGCCGCACAAATATCTGTTAAAAGGTGCTTATGAATTTCTGACAGATCTTAGAAGCTCTGGCATAAAAATGCTGGCAGCTTCTGGAACAGATGTAGAAGATGTTGTGGAAGAAGCGGAGATTCTCGGAATAAAGGATTTCTTTGATAGTGGAATATATGGAGCTGTGGGGGCTGATTATAAGAAACATAGCAAAGCAGCAGTCATAAAACGACTTCTAACTGAGAATAATCTCCAGGGGGAAGAGCTTGTGGTTTTTGGGGATGGACCGGTCGAAATCTCCGTAGGGAAAGATTTTGGAGCCTTCACAGTAGGAGTTACTTCAAACGAGAAAAAGAGATACGGATGGAATTTAAAAAAGTTTCAACGCTTGAAAGGCATTGGAGCTGATATTCTAATACCCGATTTCACAGTTAAAAACGATCTTGAGAAAATGTTTCTGAATATCACTTAA